A region of Bacillus cabrialesii DNA encodes the following proteins:
- a CDS encoding alpha/beta hydrolase: MKHIYEKGTSDNVLLLLHGTGGNEQDLISLGRFIDPHAHLLGVRGSVLENGMPRFFRRLSEGVFDEKDLVERTTELKDFIDEAAETYQFDRGRVIAVGYSNGANIAASLLFHYQDVLKGAILHHPMVPIRGLKLPNMTGLPVFIGAGNYDPLCTKEESEELYRYLRDSGASASVFWQDGGHQLTQHEAEQARDWYKESIVS; the protein is encoded by the coding sequence ATGAAGCATATTTATGAAAAAGGGACATCTGACAACGTACTTTTGCTGTTACATGGCACTGGCGGAAATGAACAAGATTTGATTTCATTGGGACGGTTTATAGACCCTCATGCCCATTTGCTTGGTGTCAGAGGATCGGTGCTTGAAAATGGAATGCCGCGATTTTTCAGACGTCTGAGTGAAGGTGTCTTTGATGAAAAGGACCTCGTAGAGCGGACAACAGAATTGAAAGATTTTATTGACGAGGCTGCAGAAACATATCAATTTGATCGCGGCAGAGTTATTGCGGTCGGTTATTCAAACGGCGCAAATATTGCGGCAAGCCTGCTTTTCCATTATCAAGATGTCTTAAAAGGGGCTATTCTGCATCATCCGATGGTTCCGATTCGCGGTCTCAAGCTGCCTAATATGACGGGACTCCCTGTTTTTATCGGTGCCGGAAATTATGATCCTCTCTGCACGAAGGAAGAATCAGAAGAACTTTACCGTTATTTGCGTGACAGCGGGGCATCAGCCTCTGTTTTCTGGCAGGATGGGGGCCATCAGCTGACGCAGCATGAAGCTGAACAGGCCCGCGATTGGTACAAAGAATCGATTGTATCATAA
- a CDS encoding class I SAM-dependent methyltransferase, whose product MSRYLEMLSLFGVAGAHPGGLAFSKAVLQKAAPSPDQPILDAGCGTGQTAAYLGHLLYPVSVVDKDPIMLEKAKKRFANEGLAIPAYQAELEHLPFSSESFSCVLSESVLSFSHLTSSLQEIARVLKPGGMLIGIEAALKKPMPAAEKKQMLDFYGFTCLHEETEWHKILRSYGFQKTEALTLLPEDMEFEPTTEMDLSQTIAPIYYDTLQAHYELMQTYSEYMGHCIFIAYK is encoded by the coding sequence TTGAGCCGATATTTAGAAATGCTGTCCTTATTCGGTGTTGCAGGAGCGCATCCTGGCGGTTTGGCTTTTTCAAAAGCGGTCCTGCAAAAGGCTGCGCCCTCCCCGGATCAGCCGATTCTTGATGCCGGATGCGGAACAGGGCAAACAGCGGCTTATTTAGGACATTTGCTGTATCCTGTATCAGTCGTTGATAAAGACCCTATCATGCTTGAGAAAGCGAAAAAAAGATTTGCAAATGAAGGGCTTGCCATCCCTGCATATCAGGCGGAGCTGGAACACCTCCCGTTTTCTTCTGAATCCTTTTCCTGCGTCTTGTCAGAATCAGTCCTCAGTTTTTCCCATCTGACATCCTCTCTTCAAGAAATTGCAAGAGTATTGAAGCCCGGCGGGATGCTGATTGGTATCGAAGCGGCTTTAAAAAAACCGATGCCTGCTGCAGAAAAGAAGCAAATGCTGGATTTTTACGGTTTTACTTGCTTACATGAAGAAACCGAGTGGCATAAGATCCTTAGGTCATACGGCTTTCAAAAAACGGAAGCATTGACACTTCTTCCGGAAGACATGGAATTTGAGCCAACCACAGAAATGGATTTATCGCAAACGATTGCCCCTATCTATTACGATACGCTTCAAGCACATTATGAACTCATGCAGACATATAGTGAGTACATGGGTCATTGTATCTTTATCGCGTATAAGTAA
- a CDS encoding YojF family protein, whose protein sequence is MKAIIKEDVQASLERYADRPVYIHLETTTGSYSAHLNEKNMTVVAYIRNAKVTYHQAKIKGSGPYRVGLKTEEGWIYAEGLTEYTVDEDNRLLMAGHLPGGKLAISLQISEKPFTV, encoded by the coding sequence ATGAAAGCAATCATAAAAGAAGATGTGCAAGCATCTTTAGAACGATATGCGGACCGCCCTGTATATATCCATTTAGAAACCACGACAGGTTCTTATTCAGCACACTTAAATGAAAAAAACATGACGGTTGTTGCATACATCCGCAATGCAAAAGTCACCTATCATCAGGCGAAAATCAAAGGCAGCGGACCTTACCGCGTCGGCTTAAAAACAGAAGAAGGCTGGATTTATGCTGAAGGCTTGACTGAATACACTGTAGACGAAGATAACCGTTTATTAATGGCGGGACATCTGCCGGGCGGTAAACTGGCTATTTCTCTGCAAA
- the yodL gene encoding shape determination protein YodL has translation MMLSVFKKKSCSYDVTIFQTPRFGEKKGYRAVYRTELNGSDHQDVLKRAFSLFNVFDTVPSDYDARFMATGDVILIDEGRKGKTYYKLLPAGWRKINRLIVQTT, from the coding sequence ATGATGTTATCCGTGTTTAAAAAGAAGTCTTGTTCCTATGACGTGACAATATTTCAGACACCCCGGTTTGGCGAAAAAAAGGGCTACAGAGCCGTCTATCGAACTGAACTGAACGGGAGCGATCATCAAGACGTGCTGAAAAGAGCATTCTCTTTGTTTAATGTATTTGATACCGTTCCAAGTGATTATGATGCGAGATTTATGGCCACTGGGGACGTGATTCTGATTGATGAAGGCAGAAAAGGGAAAACATATTATAAACTGCTTCCCGCCGGATGGAGAAAAATCAATCGTCTGATTGTACAAACGACATAA
- a CDS encoding YozD family protein, producing MKEIDLVIDTEEIAEFFYRELARRGYIPSEDELFEIADITFDYLIEKCMIDEELDEDD from the coding sequence ATGAAAGAAATAGATCTTGTGATTGATACGGAAGAAATCGCTGAATTTTTTTACAGAGAGCTTGCAAGACGGGGCTACATACCGAGTGAGGATGAGCTGTTTGAAATCGCTGATATTACCTTTGATTATTTGATAGAAAAATGTATGATAGATGAAGAGCTGGATGAAGATGATTGA
- the rarD gene encoding EamA family transporter RarD, with protein sequence MQYSETKKGVLYTAVSFIMWGLFPLYWKLLAQLPALDILAHRIIWSFVFMCILLFFLRQWKTGWQELRSLKKKGGILSLFLASILISINWFVYIWAVNHGFLLEASLGYYINPLVSVLLGILFLKEKLNRLQLVAVSIAAAGVIISAFQYGSIPYVALLLAFSFGLYGLSKKRTSLSSAIGLTLETFMIMPIALGYLLLSGHIQPAGAESGGTWMLLFFAGVFTALPLLLFAEGAKRLPLYQVGILQYIAPTITLLIGLFVYHEPFSSSKAFTFSCIWAALLLFTFSQVKWKRASKSH encoded by the coding sequence ATGCAATATTCAGAAACAAAAAAAGGCGTTCTTTACACAGCCGTTTCCTTTATCATGTGGGGGCTGTTTCCGCTCTATTGGAAGCTTCTCGCACAGCTGCCGGCTCTTGATATTTTGGCTCACCGTATTATATGGTCTTTTGTTTTTATGTGTATCTTACTTTTTTTCTTGAGGCAATGGAAAACAGGGTGGCAGGAGCTGCGTTCTTTGAAAAAGAAAGGCGGCATCCTTTCTTTATTTCTCGCTTCAATCCTGATTTCGATTAACTGGTTTGTGTACATATGGGCTGTCAACCATGGCTTTTTGCTTGAGGCTAGTCTTGGCTATTACATTAATCCGCTTGTATCAGTGCTCCTTGGGATATTATTTTTAAAGGAAAAACTGAATCGCCTGCAATTGGTGGCGGTTTCGATCGCGGCGGCCGGCGTCATCATCTCGGCGTTCCAATACGGCTCCATTCCTTATGTTGCGCTTCTGCTTGCATTCAGTTTCGGGCTGTACGGGTTAAGCAAAAAAAGAACAAGCCTGTCGAGCGCCATCGGTTTAACGCTGGAAACATTCATGATTATGCCGATTGCTTTGGGATATTTGCTGCTGAGCGGCCATATCCAGCCCGCGGGTGCAGAAAGCGGGGGGACGTGGATGCTTCTCTTTTTTGCCGGTGTGTTTACGGCGCTGCCGCTATTATTGTTTGCGGAAGGAGCGAAACGGCTGCCGCTGTATCAAGTGGGTATCTTGCAATACATTGCACCGACCATTACCTTGCTGATTGGGCTGTTTGTTTATCATGAGCCGTTTTCAAGCTCGAAAGCTTTTACATTCAGCTGTATATGGGCTGCGCTGCTCTTGTTTACGTTTTCACAAGTGAAGTGGAAGCGGGCGTCAAAAAGCCATTGA
- a CDS encoding tautomerase family protein, translating to MPLLRFDLIEGRDEKSLQLLLDTAHQAMVEAFGVPERDRYQIVHQHPANELIIQDTGLGFQRTRDLVIISMTSKARTESQKEKLYALLAEKLEAECGVSPEDLMVSITENGDADWSFGLGEAQFLNGKL from the coding sequence ATGCCATTATTACGTTTTGATTTAATTGAGGGCCGTGATGAAAAATCGCTGCAATTGTTATTAGATACTGCTCACCAAGCGATGGTTGAAGCGTTCGGTGTTCCGGAAAGAGACCGTTATCAAATTGTCCATCAGCATCCCGCAAACGAGCTTATAATCCAGGATACGGGATTAGGGTTTCAAAGAACCAGGGATCTGGTCATCATTAGCATGACAAGCAAAGCAAGAACTGAAAGCCAAAAGGAAAAGTTGTATGCCCTGCTGGCTGAAAAGCTAGAAGCAGAATGCGGTGTTTCCCCGGAAGACTTAATGGTTTCCATTACCGAAAATGGTGACGCAGACTGGAGTTTCGGTCTCGGTGAGGCACAATTTTTAAATGGCAAACTATAA
- a CDS encoding nitroreductase family protein: protein MTNTLDVLKARASVKEYDTNAPISKEELTELLDLAAKAPSAWNLQHWHFTVFHSDESKAALLPVAYNQKQIVESSAVVAILGDLKANENGEEVYAELASQGYITDEIKQTLLGQINGAYQSEQFARDSAFLNASLAAMQLMIAAKAKGYDTCAIGGFNKEQFQKQFDISERYVPVMLISIGKAVKPAHQSNRLPLSKVSTWL, encoded by the coding sequence ATGACGAATACTCTGGATGTTTTAAAAGCACGTGCTTCTGTAAAGGAATATGATACAAATGCCCCAATCTCTAAGGAAGAGCTGACTGAGCTATTGGACCTTGCCGCTAAAGCGCCTTCAGCTTGGAACCTTCAGCATTGGCATTTCACGGTATTCCACAGCGATGAATCAAAAGCAGCACTTCTCCCTGTAGCGTATAACCAAAAACAAATCGTTGAGTCTTCTGCTGTTGTTGCCATTTTAGGCGATTTAAAAGCAAATGAAAACGGTGAAGAAGTTTACGCTGAATTAGCAAGCCAAGGCTATATTACAGATGAAATCAAACAAACATTGCTCGGCCAAATCAACGGTGCTTATCAAAGCGAACAATTCGCGCGTGATTCCGCTTTCTTAAATGCTTCTTTAGCCGCTATGCAGCTTATGATTGCCGCAAAAGCAAAAGGTTATGACACTTGCGCCATCGGCGGATTTAACAAAGAGCAGTTCCAAAAGCAATTTGATATCAGTGAGCGCTATGTTCCGGTTATGCTTATTTCAATCGGAAAAGCCGTGAAACCCGCCCATCAAAGCAACCGCTTGCCGCTTTCAAAAGTGTCAACTTGGCTGTAA
- a CDS encoding YokU family protein, producing the protein MKTCEWCGELEAVPGWNTVYWELPDGTRAIELTDTPAMVCASCGMTYQEETTIKEIEDQLLLIQTKKLPESLTYQQLMETERILKRNYFDFS; encoded by the coding sequence ATGAAAACATGCGAATGGTGCGGTGAGCTTGAAGCGGTACCCGGGTGGAACACGGTGTATTGGGAGCTCCCTGATGGTACAAGAGCAATAGAACTGACAGACACCCCCGCCATGGTGTGTGCTTCCTGCGGAATGACTTATCAAGAAGAAACCACAATAAAGGAGATTGAGGATCAGCTGCTTTTAATTCAAACAAAAAAACTGCCTGAAAGCCTGACGTATCAGCAGCTCATGGAGACAGAAAGGATTCTGAAACGCAACTATTTTGACTTCTCCTGA
- the ldcB gene encoding LD-carboxypeptidase LdcB, whose translation MKKSGKWFSLAAALSVTAIVGAGCSMSNGDAQKDTKSTAETKQTEQKTNDTKKTKTQDSAFSLESKYFNDIKKVDGLETIQNPENILALVNKQYALPGNYEPSDLVIPDVEFSFEEKIQKRYIRKEAADALKTMFDAAKKEGYELAAVSGYRAYDRQKVIFDNEVSLKGEKKAREAVAYPGESEHQTGLAMDISSRSNGFELNEAFGSTADGKWVQDNAYKYGFIIRYPKNKEDITKYEYEPWHLRYVGKKAAKVIQDNDLTLEEYFEKVKKI comes from the coding sequence ATGAAAAAGTCCGGTAAATGGTTCTCACTGGCTGCCGCTTTGAGTGTAACGGCAATAGTCGGAGCCGGCTGCAGCATGTCGAATGGAGATGCTCAAAAGGATACGAAATCCACAGCAGAAACAAAGCAAACAGAACAAAAAACAAATGACACGAAAAAAACAAAGACTCAGGACAGTGCGTTTTCATTGGAAAGCAAGTATTTCAATGATATTAAAAAAGTAGACGGTCTGGAAACCATTCAAAATCCAGAAAATATACTTGCGCTTGTCAATAAACAATACGCACTGCCCGGAAACTATGAACCTAGCGATCTTGTCATACCTGATGTAGAGTTTTCATTTGAAGAGAAGATTCAAAAACGTTACATCAGAAAGGAAGCGGCCGACGCATTAAAAACGATGTTCGATGCTGCGAAAAAGGAAGGCTATGAACTCGCAGCTGTCTCAGGGTACCGTGCGTATGACAGACAGAAAGTCATTTTTGACAATGAAGTAAGCCTAAAAGGGGAAAAGAAGGCAAGGGAAGCAGTCGCTTACCCGGGTGAAAGCGAGCACCAAACAGGACTTGCGATGGACATTTCCAGCCGAAGCAATGGCTTTGAGTTAAATGAAGCGTTCGGAAGCACGGCAGACGGAAAATGGGTGCAGGACAATGCTTATAAATATGGCTTTATCATTCGCTATCCGAAAAATAAAGAGGATATCACGAAATATGAATATGAGCCATGGCATCTGCGCTATGTAGGCAAAAAAGCCGCAAAAGTCATCCAAGATAATGATTTAACGCTCGAAGAGTACTTTGAAAAAGTGAAGAAAATTTAA
- the deoD gene encoding purine-nucleoside phosphorylase, with translation MSVHIGAEKGQIADTVLLPGDPLRAKFIAETYLEDVECYNEVRGMYGFTGTYKGKKISVQGTGMGVPSISIYVNELIQSYDVQNLIRVGSCGAIRKDVKVRDVILAMTSSTDSQMNRVAFGSIDFAPCADFELLKNAYDAAKDKGVPVTVGSVFTADQFYNDDSQIEKLAKYGVLGVEMETTALYTLAAKHGRKALSILTVSDHVLTGEETTAEERQTTFHDMIEVALHSVSQ, from the coding sequence ATGAGTGTACATATAGGTGCTGAAAAAGGACAAATTGCGGATACAGTGCTTTTGCCGGGCGATCCTCTCAGAGCAAAGTTTATTGCTGAAACGTATCTTGAAGATGTAGAATGCTACAATGAAGTCAGAGGCATGTATGGATTTACGGGTACATATAAAGGCAAAAAAATATCCGTGCAAGGCACGGGAATGGGCGTTCCATCTATTTCGATTTATGTGAATGAACTAATTCAAAGTTACGACGTACAAAACCTAATAAGAGTAGGTTCTTGCGGCGCTATTCGTAAAGATGTCAAAGTGCGGGACGTCATTTTGGCTATGACCTCCTCAACTGATTCACAAATGAACAGAGTCGCTTTTGGAAGCATTGATTTTGCCCCATGCGCTGATTTCGAGCTTTTAAAAAATGCTTATGATGCCGCAAAGGATAAAGGCGTGCCGGTCACTGTAGGAAGCGTATTTACAGCTGATCAGTTCTATAACGACGATTCGCAAATCGAAAAGCTTGCAAAATACGGCGTGCTCGGCGTTGAGATGGAAACAACGGCATTGTATACATTAGCAGCGAAGCACGGAAGAAAAGCGCTGTCAATTCTCACTGTGAGTGATCACGTACTAACAGGAGAAGAAACGACAGCGGAAGAGCGTCAAACCACATTTCATGATATGATAGAAGTGGCTTTACATTCCGTATCACAATAA
- a CDS encoding phosphatase PAP2 family protein, with the protein MTSVKVEVVTLWYKPVSLFLFFLFLAAAIHANAVQSADETISKAAVLVRQPWLNDVMTGITHLGASSFLLPLIVIIGAGLFFYRKTWDGILMLLVFGADRLLNKVLKEWIERERPDFAPLVHESSFSFPSGHSMNAACVYPVIAYFLVKHLPFLSKHKKMVYTIAGVITILVGISRIYLGVHFMTDVLGGFSLGLLLFFLVKGFDEKIKRFRQK; encoded by the coding sequence ATGACTTCTGTGAAAGTTGAGGTGGTTACATTGTGGTACAAGCCCGTTAGTTTGTTTCTTTTCTTTCTTTTTCTAGCTGCGGCCATTCATGCAAATGCTGTTCAATCTGCAGATGAAACGATAAGCAAGGCCGCTGTTTTGGTCCGTCAGCCATGGCTTAATGATGTCATGACAGGGATCACGCATCTTGGTGCTTCTTCTTTCCTGCTTCCTCTTATCGTGATCATTGGAGCTGGGCTGTTTTTTTACAGGAAAACATGGGACGGCATTTTGATGCTCTTGGTATTCGGCGCAGATCGGCTGTTAAACAAAGTCTTAAAAGAATGGATCGAAAGAGAAAGGCCTGATTTTGCGCCACTGGTTCATGAATCATCCTTCAGCTTTCCGAGCGGCCACTCTATGAACGCTGCCTGTGTCTATCCTGTCATTGCCTACTTTTTAGTGAAACACCTCCCGTTTTTGTCCAAACATAAAAAAATGGTATACACCATTGCTGGCGTAATCACAATTTTGGTTGGCATAAGCAGAATTTATCTTGGAGTTCACTTTATGACCGACGTGCTAGGAGGCTTTAGTCTCGGTTTGCTTCTGTTTTTCCTAGTAAAAGGTTTTGACGAAAAGATAAAGCGGTTTCGACAAAAATAG
- the ctpA gene encoding carboxy-terminal processing protease CtpA produces the protein MKRQLKLFFIVLITAVVASALTLFITGNSSILSQKSASMGDSKFEKLNKAYEQIKSDYYQKTDDDKLVDGAIKGMIQSLDDPYSTYMDQEEAKSFDETISASFEGIGAQVEEKDGEILIVSPIKGSPAEKAGIKPRDQILKVNEKSVKGMTVNEAVALIRGKKGTKVKLELNRAGVGNIDLSIKRDTIPVETVYSEMKDNNIGEIQITSFSETTAKELTDAIDSLEKKGAKGYILDLRGNPGGLMDQAITMSNLFIDKGKNIMQVEYKNGSKEVMKAEKERKITKPTVVLVNDGTASAAEIMSAALHESSGIPLIGETTFGKGTVQTAKEYDDGSNVKLTVAKWLTADGEWIHKKGIKPQVKAELPDYAKLPYLDADKTYKSGDSGTNVKVAQQMLKALGYKVKVNSTYDHDFVSVVKQFQKKEKLKETGVLTGDTTTKLMTELQKKLSNNDTQMEKAIETLKKEM, from the coding sequence TTGAAACGGCAATTAAAACTGTTTTTTATTGTGCTGATCACTGCGGTTGTCGCTTCGGCGCTTACTTTATTTATTACGGGAAATTCCAGCATCCTGAGCCAAAAATCAGCAAGCATGGGAGACAGCAAGTTCGAAAAATTAAATAAAGCGTATGAGCAAATCAAAAGTGATTATTACCAAAAAACAGATGATGACAAATTAGTAGACGGAGCAATTAAAGGAATGATTCAATCTCTCGATGATCCGTATTCCACATATATGGATCAAGAGGAAGCAAAATCATTCGACGAGACGATTTCTGCATCCTTTGAAGGAATCGGAGCACAAGTAGAGGAGAAAGACGGTGAAATCCTTATTGTGTCGCCTATAAAAGGTTCACCTGCTGAAAAAGCCGGAATCAAACCGAGGGACCAAATCCTTAAGGTGAACGAGAAAAGCGTCAAAGGCATGACTGTAAATGAAGCCGTCGCTTTAATCCGAGGCAAAAAGGGCACAAAAGTGAAGCTAGAGCTAAACAGAGCGGGAGTCGGAAATATCGATCTTTCCATTAAGCGCGATACCATTCCTGTAGAGACCGTTTATTCAGAAATGAAAGACAATAATATCGGCGAAATTCAAATCACTTCTTTCTCTGAAACAACTGCTAAAGAGCTGACAGATGCGATTGACAGTTTGGAGAAAAAAGGCGCCAAAGGCTATATTTTAGACTTGAGGGGAAACCCGGGCGGCTTAATGGACCAGGCGATTACAATGAGCAATCTGTTCATTGATAAGGGCAAAAACATCATGCAGGTTGAATACAAAAACGGTTCAAAAGAAGTTATGAAAGCCGAAAAAGAACGAAAAATCACCAAGCCGACCGTCGTTTTAGTAAATGACGGAACAGCCAGCGCCGCTGAAATTATGTCCGCTGCTCTTCATGAATCGTCCGGCATACCGTTAATCGGTGAAACGACATTTGGCAAAGGCACAGTGCAAACAGCAAAAGAATATGACGATGGCTCCAACGTCAAACTGACAGTTGCCAAATGGCTGACTGCCGATGGTGAGTGGATTCACAAAAAAGGTATTAAACCTCAAGTGAAAGCAGAGCTGCCTGATTACGCAAAGCTGCCGTATTTGGATGCGGATAAAACGTACAAATCAGGGGATTCAGGCACAAACGTCAAAGTAGCTCAGCAAATGCTCAAAGCACTTGGCTACAAGGTAAAGGTTAACAGTACGTATGACCATGATTTTGTATCTGTTGTCAAACAGTTCCAGAAAAAAGAGAAGCTGAAAGAAACAGGTGTACTCACTGGCGATACAACAACGAAATTAATGACAGAACTTCAAAAGAAGCTGTCTAATAATGATACGCAAATGGAAAAGGCAATTGAAACACTGAAAAAAGAAATGTAA
- a CDS encoding YozE family protein, whose protein sequence is MKSFYHYLLKYRHPKPQDSISEFANQAYEDHSFPKTSTDYHEISSYLELNADYLHTMATFDEAWDQYEAEVHGR, encoded by the coding sequence ATGAAATCCTTTTATCACTATTTATTAAAATACAGACACCCGAAGCCGCAGGACAGCATCAGTGAATTTGCCAATCAGGCGTATGAGGATCACAGCTTCCCGAAAACCTCAACCGATTATCATGAAATCAGTTCATATTTAGAGTTGAACGCTGACTATCTTCACACGATGGCGACATTTGATGAAGCCTGGGATCAATACGAGGCTGAAGTGCACGGCAGATAA
- a CDS encoding DUF3311 domain-containing protein, whose product MVKKALIVILILLPFAQLALLPLVNRIEPIIFGLPCFHFWLLLWIIITPLCSFGIYQTQKKDGGFE is encoded by the coding sequence ATGGTTAAAAAAGCACTTATTGTTATTCTCATTCTTTTGCCATTCGCTCAGCTTGCGCTATTGCCGCTTGTGAATCGAATTGAACCGATTATTTTCGGTCTTCCGTGTTTCCACTTTTGGCTGCTGTTGTGGATTATTATTACGCCGTTATGCTCGTTTGGCATTTACCAGACGCAAAAAAAAGATGGAGGATTTGAATAA
- the yodB gene encoding transcriptional regulator YodB, producing MGNTMCPKMESAFSLLGKRWNGLIIHVLMDGPKRFKEITETIPMISQKMLAERLKELEQNEIVERQVLPETPVKVIYTLTEKGTALQAVFQEMQAWADQFCEPGETMCEKEK from the coding sequence GTGGGAAATACAATGTGCCCTAAAATGGAATCCGCTTTTTCATTGCTGGGAAAACGATGGAACGGTCTGATCATCCATGTGCTAATGGATGGGCCGAAACGGTTTAAAGAGATAACGGAAACAATACCGATGATCAGCCAAAAAATGCTTGCGGAGCGCCTAAAGGAGCTAGAACAAAACGAGATCGTCGAACGGCAGGTTCTCCCTGAAACGCCTGTCAAAGTCATCTATACGCTGACTGAAAAAGGAACAGCGCTTCAAGCTGTATTTCAAGAGATGCAGGCGTGGGCCGATCAGTTTTGCGAACCAGGTGAAACGATGTGCGAAAAAGAGAAATGA
- a CDS encoding ring-cleaving dioxygenase: MKTEGLHHVTAFARNPQENLRFYTEVLGLRLVKKTVNFDDPGTYHFYFGNQNGDPGTIMTFFPFQGSGQGTVGKGQAGRVYFSVPKGSLSFWKERLEKNGLNLEEKTLFGEKGLMFDDTEDLPLAIMENAKSGKSEWTPEGISEHEAITGMKGVLLYSYDPQATIQFLTESFGYAKAAEENQIVRLTSPAAIGGLIDVHLHPEQRGVGGYGTVHHVAFRTTKEEQAKWLPIIAQNHFPSSEILDREYFTSVYFREKGGILFEIATDEPGFMTDETFDELGTSLKLPEWLEKHRQQITDVLPKL; the protein is encoded by the coding sequence ATGAAAACAGAAGGATTGCACCATGTCACAGCATTCGCCAGAAATCCGCAAGAAAACTTGCGATTTTATACAGAAGTGCTCGGGCTCAGGCTTGTCAAAAAAACAGTAAACTTTGATGATCCCGGAACGTATCATTTTTACTTCGGGAATCAAAATGGAGATCCCGGTACAATTATGACCTTTTTTCCGTTCCAAGGAAGCGGACAGGGAACGGTAGGTAAAGGTCAAGCGGGCCGGGTGTACTTTTCAGTTCCTAAAGGCTCCCTGTCTTTTTGGAAAGAACGTCTTGAGAAAAACGGGCTAAACCTTGAGGAGAAAACGTTATTCGGGGAAAAGGGTCTTATGTTTGATGATACGGAAGACCTTCCGCTAGCGATTATGGAGAATGCGAAAAGCGGCAAAAGCGAGTGGACGCCTGAAGGCATTTCAGAACATGAAGCAATTACGGGAATGAAAGGCGTGCTGCTGTATTCTTATGACCCGCAGGCGACCATACAATTTTTAACGGAAAGCTTTGGATATGCCAAAGCGGCGGAAGAAAACCAGATCGTCAGACTGACATCCCCAGCGGCTATCGGCGGCCTCATTGACGTCCATTTACACCCTGAACAAAGAGGGGTAGGAGGTTATGGAACAGTACACCATGTAGCATTTCGGACAACGAAAGAGGAACAGGCGAAATGGCTGCCGATTATTGCGCAAAACCATTTTCCCTCTTCAGAAATCCTTGATAGAGAATACTTTACATCCGTTTATTTCAGGGAGAAAGGCGGTATCTTATTTGAAATTGCCACAGATGAGCCGGGCTTTATGACAGATGAAACGTTTGATGAGCTGGGGACTTCATTAAAACTGCCTGAATGGCTGGAGAAACACAGACAACAAATTACAGACGTTTTGCCTAAACTTTAA
- a CDS encoding Hsp20/alpha crystallin family protein, giving the protein MFEWNKYFPFHNQFSKEALKKADPKEVETYVNRVMESVFGSDYAAQFPFRDPLPPKKEQPAKPEAKPDVDIFETADHVFVKVPINESRLEQVRIKHTSHELLLENFPNSDHPKKVNLPCLVKRKGTKAVFKDGLLEVMFQKQQDYNMSEVEIIR; this is encoded by the coding sequence ATGTTTGAATGGAACAAGTACTTTCCTTTCCACAATCAATTTTCTAAGGAAGCGTTAAAAAAAGCTGATCCAAAAGAAGTAGAAACGTATGTAAATCGTGTGATGGAAAGTGTGTTCGGCAGTGACTATGCTGCTCAATTTCCTTTCCGCGATCCTCTCCCCCCAAAAAAAGAACAGCCTGCCAAACCTGAGGCTAAACCTGATGTAGATATATTCGAAACAGCAGATCATGTGTTTGTTAAGGTTCCAATCAATGAAAGCCGGCTCGAACAGGTGAGAATCAAACACACATCTCACGAATTATTGTTAGAAAACTTCCCGAACTCAGATCACCCAAAAAAAGTAAACCTTCCTTGTTTAGTCAAACGCAAAGGAACAAAAGCCGTCTTTAAGGATGGCCTTCTGGAAGTCATGTTTCAAAAGCAGCAAGACTACAATATGTCCGAGGTAGAAATCATCCGATAA